Part of the Falco naumanni isolate bFalNau1 chromosome 3, bFalNau1.pat, whole genome shotgun sequence genome is shown below.
TCTGGCAACACAAGAGAGGAATTTGTCTAATTCCCTTGTGTGCTGCTTCAGCCCTTTCTTTTCAAGCCCATACAGCCTTGACAGCAACTGAGCCATTGCTCAAGAGGAAAATGCCATGCTGGTCAATGTTAGCGGCAGAAAATGAAAGTCTGTATGCAAACCGTAGATCCTGCCCCACTGTGAAGACAAATATAGGACCACTGTGTCGAGCTTCTTATGTTCTTGGCTGTCAGACTGCAATGGAATAATAAGATTCACAATTCTGTAATTAACTTCAAACGTGAGCAACACGCGTGATACACTAGGGGTTTTCATCTCCCGAACAGGCAACCCTAGCTATGCGACGCTTCACCATCCGTCGTGTTTACTAATCTTAGTCTGACCCCTAGTGAGCTGTCACAGGATAATCAGATATAGCTAACATGCTGTACCTTCCTGACGGGCAActaccacaaaaagaaaaacaaaacaacctttATCTCGATCAGTagcaaaacacaagaaaaagaagagtcaGCTCAGCAGTCATAAGGCTTTCTTCTGAAGGTGGGGGTGTGGAAGAGAACACACGACCCAGTATCAAATTCACTTAACTTACCTCTGTGTGCAAGGTGGTTTTtgtctcctttccctcctccttttttttggtgCAATCAGGAGCTGCTTCTTCAGATTTATGAAGAGATTTTTATCTGTGAAGGAGATGAAGTAGAAGTTGCACCTGGTTAGATAATGAATTCAAATTAACAAACActtagaaagacaaaaaaacataGGGTGTAAGTTAAAGCagtaaacacattttaaaggacCTGAGTAACTTGCACAATTTTTTAAGCCATTAGAAGCTTCTAGGTTTTTGCCATCTTTAATCCCAGCATTTTGTTCATACTGGATATTTCTTGCTCAGTGTGTTTATGCCAAGTAGTTACAGGCCAAAATACAATCACTGTGCTCTCTGCCTTGGCAATAACACAAGCACAGTAAAATTTTTATGGATTTCTTTCCCCGCATGAAGATCCATTTATCAAGCACagtgacaaattaaaaaaagtaatttgccCAACCTCTGAAATGTACCCACGAGAGCCTGAGGGTTTTTTTcgttgtggtttttttttttaaaaaagaagtggCTACAGCTACAGAAGAGTGCTAAGAGGACTGTCTCAGTAACAGTGCTCTCTGTTTATGGTTTTGGTGTACTTCTGTCACTCCCTGGTTGCACAAGATGTGATTTTGACACCTATTcccatgtttgtttttcttacaggCATTTTGAAGTTTGTGGAGATCACAGTTAACCTCCTGGTGCTGATCTGTGTGGGTGCTGCCCAAGCCTCTGTTGCAGGCTTCACATCCCTTGGCGGCTTTGGTGTCGGCTCCTTCAGCCTGAATTCTGCCTATAGCCCCTTTGAGGGTACGGAGCTCAAGGAGGTGAGGGAGCTAGACATGCAGTTCACCCAGATGAGAGCCCCTTGCGTCTACGGTGGAGTAGCCTTCAGcttaacagcagcagcacttacCCTTGTCTTCCTTGTCGTGGGGGCAAAACCCATCcagcagctcaggactgggctgctggcaggcgAATGTGCCTTCAACCTGCTGGCTGGCGTGGCGTACATCGCAGCGGTCGGCCTCTACCTGCATTTTGTCAGCGAGGTAAACTCCACAGAAGTTTGCAAGAGGCGTGAGAGGCTGTATGCACGCCGTGGTTATACCTCCATGAACTGTGTGGTCCAGGGCGGTGACGCAGCTGTCGGCCTTTTTGGTGTCGCTGCTGCATGTTTGTACTTCGCCAGCTTTGTGGTCTGCATCCTTGCTATCCGAACTGTCCGGGCCTTCCAGAGCCACGCAGCCAaggctcagcacagccccaAAAGTAGCATTCGAGACAGAAGCATCGGAAACCACCACCGTGCTATCCACAGGACCCCTGAAAGCTCCCACAACATCCAGGCTTTTGCTACGTTAGTGTGAAGTCAGCTGTGGGACTGTGCCAGACAGCTGGAGCTTCAGCAAGGGATGGACACTGGGTGTTGCATGCTAAACAGGTGACCAGTCCAGAATGTATTTTCCTACAAGGTATTGAATTGTCTATCAAATCACCAAGCGTAACAACACTGCTGTAACATGATGTAATAAAATTTATGTTGAGCAGATGTTTTaacaagggtttttttgcatcagTCTCTCAAGCTGGACTcctgcatttaaaatgtgtttgattGTGATGTTTTCATCCTCGCAGAGCAAATCCAAACAGCAATGGGCTGTTAACAGGTTGAACCCGCAGTGCTGCCAAACTTGTGCTAACagccatttcctcttctctcccacaACTGAAGGAATTGAATACACAGCTAGGATGGGCAGCCTTCAGCAGATCCTGTGACTGTCCATGTGTCCTATTGCCTTATGTCACACCGCTCACAAAGCAAAGGGCACCCAAGTGCTTTTCTGAATCACAGCCAAAGCTCCAGTTGCGACCTGTTTCACTTGGGATAGCAAAGCATTTTAGTTTTTGAGTCACGGGGGTTGACACATGCTGATCATGTGCTCCCAGAGGAATGCTGCTGGGAGGAACAAGCTGCAATTTTGAAGGCAGTGGTTGGGTCCTCCTCCAGTTCACTACTGCGTTTACCCACCTCAGTGCAGATGAGAACTTGGGAGGCAGCACACTGGTCAGCTATCAGCATAGTAAAGATACCGCTTGCTTTGTAACCGCCTAAACAAGGTCTGGCTTGCTGACTCCACAGCCGGTGGTAGGCAGAGCTGAGTCGGAAGCACACTGGCTGCCTGGAGTTTTCCATGGGAATGCTGTAACAATGACAGAAAGCACATGCGTCCTTCCAACATCTAAACACACAAAGCATGAGTGAACAGCAGTAATTGTATGCCCCCAGggttgagaaaataaatttaagagaATATCTTTCAAGAGCCCTTTGTCTGAGGCAGATGAAATAGTTCACTGGTCTTCATAGATGAGGgagtcagaaaaaaaggctgctcTTGAAGTGTATAAGATTTGTCAGTTcaagaggagggaagaggcaaTTTTGATTCAGGCCATGCTCactcttttcagttttgtctggCTCAGAGTTATTGCCCAGATGGGCTCTTTTGAACCACAGTAGAGCTTATTTATTGTAtacttcatatatatatatatacacatgtatatatatatacacacatccACATAGATCTCAAGATCTCAAAGGGTAATGTTTGAGGCAGTACAAGCCAACAAAATGTTATGGTTCTGATTAAATCAGTGATTACATGAGTCCTTACAataagtatttattatttatgtaatACCTTAAACATCTCTTTAACACTTTGAACATCAACAGGCTTCATAGCATTGTTATGCTTATGAAGAGACAGGAGTAAAGAGTTTTTCCAAACTTGCCATGACTCACAGTAGTGACAGAGTCATGAAATTAAGACTTGGATTTCTAGCTCTTTGCCCAAACCCAGACCTCTGGTATGTTGTAATCGGCTGGAAAGTCTGTTACAGGGATGCCTGGCATGCAGCTAAAGCTGCAGCTAACCACTTCTTAGGCATTTCTGCCTGCACACTTGCTCCTGTGCTGTATCTTGCACATTTTGAATTCGCCCGAGTTACACGATGACATGCTGTTACTAacttaaacaacaaaaagcagtgccTTGAAGTGACCCattcaaaagattaaaaaaggcTGCAGGTAAGAATGTGTACTCTTAACTCTGTCCTTAAATATACATGCAATGTGAATTTTAATCTCAGGGTTTCTTGCCCCATTCATTTCTGAATGATTGCTCGCTTGCCATCACTGTGCAATAGCAAGAGTCCTCTGTGAGCATCAGTTCtgcctcttttttccttgtatgtATGGTAAAAGCCTCAGTTGTTGCAAGGTGGTTCAATCTTTAGAAAAAGGTACGCAGAGATTCCCTGTGGACTATTGCTGTAGTGTTCCTCCCTTGGACACTTGGGTTCCTCACAGTCAATCCATGTTGGGTCCCTTTCCCGTTAACAGCAGCAATTTCATGCATTTTACAGGGAGAATCAAAAAGTAGCTGCTAGTTACAGGTGCTCAGCTGGAGATTCCTGGGACCCTCTTGCTGCCCCAAGCATTCAGCCAGTCCCAGTCATGCTCTCGCAGCTCCTCACCCAGCTGCCTCCTTGCAATCTCTCACCTCATGTTTCTAACCTTCGCAGCCTCAACTCtattccttatatctaatctaaatctactctcttaGTTTAAGACCactaccccttgtcctatcgctacaggcTCTAGTAAGAATGCCTCTCCATATTTCTTATCAGCAATCTTTATGTATTGAAAGGccactataaggtctccccagagccttctcttctccaggctgaacaatgcCAACACTCTCAGCCCTTCCTTgtagaagaggtgctccagccctccgaTCATTTTTGTTGCCCTCCTTTGGAtccgctccaacaggtccgtgtctgTCTTGTACCGGGTtccccagagctgcacacagtaccccaggtggggtctcaccagagcatAGCAGCGGGGGAGCAtcatctcccttgacctgctggccgtgcttctttttatgcagcccaggatacggttggccttctgtgctgcaagcacacattgcctgCTTACATCCcgtttttcatccaccagtatcccTAAgtcctcctccaggctgctctcaatccattcatcaCCCTTTCTGTACTGACACTGGTGATTGtcccaacccaggtgcaggaccttgcactcGGCCATGTTGGAACTTTGTGAGGGTCACATTGGCCCACTTCTAAAGCCTTAAGACACTGACAGGTCCCTCCagatggcatcccttccctcaggTGTGccagctgcaccactcagcttggtggCACCCACAGACTTGCTGAGGTCCTGAAGCAGAGGGACCACAAAGAAAGCCAAAGCCCTGTGATTGCCAGCATCTCAAAAGCTTTATGCTTCCAAtttgctcccttccctgccaccaCGAAGAAAGATCACAAGGAAATAAttgtgaaaaggaaataaacatcAACGCTGTTTCCTCCACTCCCCTTCACAAAGGGAAGTGTAGCAGAGGAGAAAATCCCAGAAACACTCCCCAAAGGACTAGGGCAGGGAAGAAGTTTTCCTTCCCCTTGGGGTGAAAGGCAAGCCATGTGCCATCAGAGCTATACAGAGAGCCCTGCTCTCCGACTGTGACAAGACCGTGCTTTATATCCTGGAGCAGACTCGAAAACCCTTCCCACGCAAGCTGGGGAAGGTGTAACGCAAGAGCAGCGATTTTCTGGCACACACACATGACTAAGACTGCAACAGGCTGttgtccccagctgctgctgcgggTGGGCCGACCCCCCAGGGCAGATTAGACTTCCCACCTTCTGCTGCAGATGGCTGTGCCCCACCGTTACCTCTGCGCAGTGACCGCCAGTTGGTGCGGGACGATAATCCGCATTTGGACCAGTAAACAAAGGCAGGGCAAACGCCCACGTCAGCCCTTCTGGTTCTTTTGGCCGTGCCCTGCCGCCCGCCCCACCACGCATGTGAGCGCTGCCTGCGTGCAACCTTCGGGGTCGGAACCGAAAATAAACCCACCTGGTTCTCTAAAGCAACCCCTCACGGCCCAGTTTCACCTGCAACCAAAGGGCAGCACACAGTCATCGCCCCCAGTCCCTCTCTGGTGAGAGGGGTCCTCAGGACATAGCCAGCTCGCCCGCTGTGACCACCATCAGTTTGTCACCTGCTGCGAGGGAAACACTGATAGCAAAGGTCAAACCCGTGCTTCCCTGAGAGGCTGTCCTGTGGGTGAACAGCACAGCCTCTCTCAACCTAAAAGCCTTGAGTGTCCCACCGCTGGTGCAGTAGGAAGCCGCTTTCTGGCATGCCAAGCCTATTCTGAACCTTcaaaaagaggaataaaatggcCACCACCCCTGGAGATGCTGGGAGATGGATGCAGGGTGAACAGGAGCTGCCTGACAAGAGGAAAAGCCCCGCTGCCGGCGACAGGTCACTGCTGCAAAGTGCTGGGATGAGTCGAGTAGCTCATTTATCTCAGAGTTACCTGAGAGATCTCAGCTGGCCCCTTGGGATTTAAACAGTCCATTTGCACCTGTCTCCTTCAACACGGGAGCAAACAGCTTTAGGCAGTCCGAGAGCAACACCTCCAGCGGAGCTCCCCAGCCATTAACCACCCACAAAgggaccccctccccacagaagaGCCTCAGAGAAAAACATTCTCTCTTTGAAAAAATGCGTCTCCATGCCCTAATCTGGAGGGGGGAACAAAGGATGTAAGATACTTAGGATGACtctattaaagaaaacaaacacacaaacaaacaaacaaaaaaggcaaataaaaaaatccatcctcCTGATTCTGCATCTCACCACTGAGTAAACTGCCATGACTATTTCATCATGCTGGATCGTGTAGCTTGGAGCACCCATTTTCCTGAATGTCTGCTTTATTCAAATAATAGTTCATAAAAGCAGTTCGGTCTGGGGAAATCTTGTCCAGAACAGAGCAAATCAGCATCCAAAGACGTGTCTTGTTTCAGTGTGAAAGGCAAAATTGTAGGGGGTGAGGCCAGAGAAGAAACAGGATATTTACTCCCACAGTTAGGGTCAATATAACCTTTACATTTGCCAAGTAACTCAGGTACCTGGGACTATAAATCCAGCACTGCTGGAAGACCTGTGTCTGTCAGCGCAttgccctcctgctgctgaccAGCTGTAAGGAGGAAGGACCTTTGTACCCATCTGCAGAAAGGAAGTTTTCAGATAAACACCAACAAGTTGTCCTATTTTCTTAATGAGTTTAAGAAAACATTCCTAGAGTATATTCAAATTAATCACAatttaagtttttttccattagttCTTCAGAAGAGTTTGAGTGCATCCAATATGGAGAAACTACTAGGGACAAAAACCAGTTGTGCAAGAGCAATAACTGAATTCCAGGCTTAGTGTTAAGAAAAGCTGGGATCTCAGTTTACATGAGAAACTGCCTTAAAGTGATGAGAATACATACAAGAATCAGAGTACCAATGAACAGTCTGAATGGAAATTGTTCTTTCATAATCCATGTATTTTACTCCCAgtgcagatttattttcattaaagctGCTCTTCTGGTAGTTTTCCACCACAACTTACAATCGCAATAAGTTAAGCTATAGGCACACAACAGACCTTCAGCAACTCTGAGCTCTCAATTACATTAGCAAAACTTGGGcgtctccttttctttttcaacacTCAGGTAAGTCATTGAAGGGGACTATGACCACATTGTTTGTGACAGCTGTGACATTTATCATCACCCATCTTTTTCACAACATCCGTCTCCAAGAAAAGGTGGCACTCAGTGTACGGCAGCAGCTTAACACCAGCAGAGCGTAAGAAGTGTCACAGATGCTCACCATCACCCaccataaataaaacatgagtCTCCTTGCAAGGTCCACAGGTTGTCAGGGCATTTGATGTAATTGGTTTTGGCGTGTGACAGTGCAAAACAGGCAAGTCACAGGATGCCCTTCATTGCTACAAATGGTCTATTGATTTCCAGCGATGCCACTTGCACACAGACCCgcacctgctgctgggcttcccAAACCTCTCAGGCCGCGCTGAAGGGCTCAGGTGAAGGAAATGCATGCATGTGCTTTACAGGTAATTAGTTCTTCAGAAGGAAGGCTCGTGAGACAGATGGATGCCAGTAAGGACCGTATGTTCTAAATGAGCTTTAGAAAACTCAGCTATGGTTTGGCTATGTTACTTTCAATACCACAAGAGAAACTCTATAATGGAGGGGTTTAGGCACGTATAGGTATATGAAACCCTTGAATTTTTGCTATCCCATACTGACGTCCAAGATAAATATGGAACATGGAAGAgcaggacaaagaaaaagaggctTGGATTTGCCCAGCTGTTCAGTGAAAATCGGAATTTCATCAGCTGTGAAGACGCTACATGTGCATTGCATCCGCGTTACTCATAGGCTTCCCACCACATCCAGATGTATAGATTTAAGCGTACCTTTGTACTGTCACCCGCacacccacagcacagcagctgtacCTGCAAGTGTGAAGAACCCACCTCAGTGACTTCCAAATACTCAGTATTGTAGGGCAGGATTCTCAGCAAAGAATGACAGAAGCCGTGGGACACTGAAAGAACTGGTGACAGAAAACTGATGAGTTTAAGACTTTTTTAAGTGGAGGTTAGCTAGCATTCCTAGTCACCAGGGCGGGGTGCACAAACAGTAAAAAGGgtgctttccttctttccaggTTGCAAAAATAACTCCCTAACAAGGTGGCCCTATCTCCTTGAGCAACTTCAAGGAGAATCAGATTTTTATACTGTTGTGGATCCGCTCTGATGGTGAAGATCAGGCAATTTATTGGTCCGAATAAATAAGGCACGCTCTGATCAAGATCTCATCGCCTGTTCGCCGAGACTGCTTGAGACCTCGCTTAAGACCATCTTCTTAGCTGGCAGCATTGCAGATGCTCTCtctacagagcagcagcaggtctggctTCCCTGGCTCCCTCCACCCTCACCTCCTTGCGTGGAGCTGCAGCAATCGCTTCTAAGACTCAGGAGGCTTCAGTGTCCACAAGAATCCTTGGGCTGTATGAAGCAGCTGCCTGCTACGACAGTGCTGCTGCCCCGCCGCCGTTTGTTCAGCTGAAGCAAGGCTTCCCTGGAACACCGCTGTTCCTGTCTGATTTCAGACGAGGGTGTGTACACAAGGGTCTAAGATGCACTTTTTTCACCAGCACCCTCCAAGGATGAAGATGCCGCAGCTGCGGTCCTGTCCTGCGGTAACACGCGGGGGAGCCCTTGCAGTTTTCAATTAACAAAGCCAGCAGCAATATGCCTTTTTCTACCCCAAACACAAAGGTTCAGTTcctaatcagaaaaaaaaccccaggaggcctgaaagccttttcttctcttcttcacGAGGAGATTTCTTCTCGTTCAAACGAGGGCAAGCCACAGATCGCTAGGAGAGGGGAATGTCGCTTGCTACGGATGCCCTCCCCACACGTCCCCATTTCTGCAGAGGGGCCAAGGGCAGGATGGGCTGTGGGCACATTTTCCCGTGTTCTCATCTCAATTGTCATTTCAAGGCACTCCAGGAACACTGGGGAAAGACTTTGCCGGTACCTGCAGTCGGCTTTGAATAGCCCTGTGTCAAATTTTgcccaacagaaaaaaaagaacaggataATCTCTTTACCCCTCATTAAACCACCCTACCGCAGGTAACTTGTCAGTAGGGCTTACAAACCCGGCTTTCGGGGAGCTTCGCCACTTTCAGGACAGCTTTGGCCACTTCACACAGACACAGTGGGTCTTGCTTTCCCTTGCCACccaattttaaatacatttgagGAGAGTACTTTGCTATATATTTTATGCACTATTCTGTGGACAATATGTCACTATATATTCTGTAATTCCACTtatatattctgtttttcaggacCAAGATAAGAACTAACTACAAGTGCACCTACTGCAAGTTTTTTcggtttttgtttgtttgtttgtttttaacaaaattcTGGTGCCTCTACTCTTGGAAGGGAATACAATGGAAAAACATCTTATTCACAAGTCACTGAATCACACACTTCTGCTATACCAGCCTTCCTTCATAGTTCTGCACCccagttttctttaaagcattCAACAGCATACATTTCATTAGCAAAACAATTCCGTCTGTACTGTtactatgtatttatttcttttagtgTAGCTGTGCTGAATCCAACAACGGGGAGAAGAGCCTGCTGTGCTCAGAGCATCGTGTCCAGTGCCCAGGCTCCTGTGaccaggctgcagcccagctgacACCAGGGGCTCCTGCAGGTCTCTGCAGCATCATCCCCAGCCACCGCTGACCTCTGGGACCCCCAAGTCACCTACATACCCTAAACACAGGCCTGGTCCGAAGGCAATTCCACAGAACGACAGGTAAGAGATCCTTTTTTGGGCTGTTTAGGCATTTATAGGCATACGGAAACCTTGAATTTTCGCCAGTCCGTACTGACTTCCAGGATAGATATGGAGAATAGAagtacaggaggaaaaaaggaggctTGGATTTGCCCAGTTGTTCAATGAAAATTGGAATTTCATCAGCTGTGAAGACACTATGTGCTTTGCATACACATTATTCATCGGCTCCATGAAGGCCTCCATAGCCCCATCCCTGGCCACTGCTgacccctgggacccccaaGTCACCTACATACCCTAAACACAGGCCTCCAAAAGCAATTCCACAAAACCACTGGAAAAAGATCCCTTTTTTGGCTGTTTGCTTACACACTGACAAGTGACACAGAGGAACAAGGTCAGATGAAACATGAAACAGGTGCCGGGAGACACTGACAAGCAACAGAACACTGGGATTGAGACCCTCATGGGGGACGGGGCAGTAAGATCCAGCTAAACCTCACCCACCAGCAGGCACTACCTCCCAGCTTTAGTACTGCCAGCTTCAtcctctccacccagcctgaCGTGCAAGCAGCTATGCTCTCTGGTGGGGAACCAGGCTCTCTGGTTCTCCTACAGTAGGAAGCCTCAGGGCTCATCTACCCTTGGGTCTCCCTGCCGGGGAGCAGACCAGCCCTGTCTGTCCCAGGTCTCCGTCGTGTTCCAGTTATCGTATGACACCTTCCACACTGCTGCGGTGCTGTCACGCTCCTGACAAGCTGTTGCAGATTAAGTGTCTCCCCTTAGCTTGCAACACTGAGATAACATGGAAGAAGATGAGATAGCGCCTGCCCCGTTTAGATCCAGCCTCAGTCATAACCTAGAGGGCAAGCTTAGCTCATTGCAGGAGATAAAAGGTAGGACGAGGTATCTAAGTCAACCGCAGGTGAATCTCAACTTGCCAGCCTGAGAAAGGATGATCGAAAGGATGATCTAAAGGATGAACTGTTGAACTCAAGAGGAACgtaaatacaaataaagaagTCTGGAGAAAAGTAGGGACCAATCATTTAAACCAGGGACTTGGAGCAAGCGCAGAactttcccccaccccccgacaTCCTAGATGAATTCTAGCCTGATTCtagcctggggctgctgctaATCTATGAAATATTTAGAGTTTTTatacacacccacacacaccccctttgGATTGAAATGGCTGTGATGGTTTTTACCTGCTTTCAGGCAGCAGATGAATCTTAACTTTAATCTTTCCATAGAAGCTGCAGTCTTGTTAGGTAGGGGGCACTTGAACATGGACACCACGAGCATAGGACGCAGCGTGCCCCTCACCAAAATGCAAGCAAGCAAGAGGAACAGATCGGTTTGTGCAGCACTCCATGAAATCCTCACTGCAAGCAGGGCAAGCATACAGGTGACAATTAAATCGTTAGGAAACAAATCAATTAATCCAACTATAGTGTGGTAATTTGGCCCTGAAGCAAGAAAATTGAATTAATGAAGCAGGACAGTAAAGCAggttaacagaaaaaaagtaaacgTAGAGTTATTTAACAGACACCAAGACATCCTGGTCCAGCTGAGCCCAAAAGATTTttacctgctgctggccacacagttCCCACTGCAGCCAAGGCCTGGAGGGACCCGACCCTACAGCACTGCTGGGAACTGCTCAGCTTAAGACTTGAGTGCCTTCTCCTCTTAGAAAAGCTCACCTCTTCACTGGCGGCTGGCAGCGTCCAGGGAAATCAGGCTCATCAGGCTACAGCTACTGTTCCGTTTACTCCTTCGAATCCTACTGCTCCGCTCAAATCAACTCAAGCCCTTCCACACCGCAGATCATGAACAGCTCACTAGGTTATCCCCACCAACCCATTCGAGTGAACATCTGCGATCCCAGACCTGCAAGGTTTAACCCAGAAGACATCATCCATCCTGACTTGGGCAGAGATGCAGAAATCACCTCCAAAGGTGTATGTGACTCTTCATTAACACCCAGCCCCATGGCAATGTGCTTCCAAAGTAGCAAAgttatacttaaaaaaataaatacgtaTAATTTGCTAGAAAATTATGTGTTTGAGTTGTAAGCACAATGGCTAGTAATCAAGCCAAGATTGCTGCAGGGACTACTTAAGAGGTAACGCGGGGTGCTGCGGGAGCAGCACGATCTCTAGCAGTGAGGGAGACAACCTGTGCAGACATAGCTGGTGCGCTCCAAGAGCAGTAAGCCGCAGGAAGGCAATGCCACCACAGCACTGGTTACCAAGAAGACGGTGGTGCTACACGCCGAGCGCACAAGCAGAACGCCAGCAGGTTGTTTGGGCACAACAAAATGCATTATGTTAGAGCACTATggcagaaagcaagaaaaaaagcttttatgcCACAAGAAGTCTTGCATATACAAGCACATAAGCAACTCTGTGACTTCTCAATGCCATCATAGCTTCCTATTTAAAGTTACTTTCCAGGAAATAATGTacatacattaatttttctgccACCAGCTATCTACCTCCTCCTGTTCgtgcatttctgcttttctcagatATGGCTATCAGCAAGTTTCAAAGGACACAAAAGGTTTGATTACAAAGGTAATATGGCTCTACATTTCCCCCAGTTGAAACCCTTCCTTTGATCCTGCTACAGCTGTCAAGTTCCGCAAACAAATCCACTTCTCTGTTCAAGTCAGATAGTTCCCAGCAGGTCAAAATTGTGTAAAGTATGCCACACACAATCACAAAATCATGTATGACTAACGCACCTAGATGAAATTAATGACCTCAACTTCAGTCCTCACAAGAACATCCTAACCCCCTTTTGAGAAAGGGGACAGCAACAGCCAGAAAAAGTCCCGTGTTGCAAAAACTGTACCTTGTTTTCTAAGTCCCACTTTAAAGCCAGAACAAAATACCCTTTGcccttgtttaaaaataaatactacacTTTCCAAAGATGCTCCCAGCCACCCAACCTACTGATCTAGTTCAGCATGTTATGGAGAGCCCAGTAAAGGGATGAAGTCGCCCCGATGAATGCATCAATCTTTTGCATTATGACTTGTTAAGACAGGTGGCTACCACAAACGTCATCTTCAGCCAAAGCAGAAATCCAGAGGTACAGCTCCTCAGAAGGCACCACGCCGAAAGCGGCAGGTTCTGACGACCTGTGCTTCAAGGTAAGGACACAGGGAGAGAAACCG
Proteins encoded:
- the LOC121085774 gene encoding MARVEL domain-containing protein 3-like — encoded protein: MSYAGRRYQDKQHGHRENHGSDRYEEDRKVRKPYLYNGRSTEDIRGGQHSRNSTVCSDSYSKTSGAAWEYFGPPPECYPPKETFSMKCSKVCTTRGILKFVEITVNLLVLICVGAAQASVAGFTSLGGFGVGSFSLNSAYSPFEGTELKEVRELDMQFTQMRAPCVYGGVAFSLTAAALTLVFLVVGAKPIQQLRTGLLAGECAFNLLAGVAYIAAVGLYLHFVSEVNSTEVCKRRERLYARRGYTSMNCVVQGGDAAVGLFGVAAACLYFASFVVCILAIRTVRAFQSHAAKAQHSPKSSIRDRSIGNHHRAIHRTPESSHNIQAFATLV